From Elusimicrobiota bacterium, the proteins below share one genomic window:
- a CDS encoding quinone-dependent dihydroorotate dehydrogenase, whose product MLLPCLDLLDAETAHEAALRFLSVCQSVPPVLGLLKACYGRHAFVHPELNTRVADLDFPNPIGLAAGWDKNARVPLALSSLGFGFLELGTVTCWPESGHPKPRIFRSHRDQWIINRVGFANDGADSVRGRLQKLPHLGGPILGLSLGKMLFSPPERLMPEAVRMMELFYPYAAFFSVNVSSPNTPRGFLMGRPDFLREMLGALKRSSRDIGLRLGRVGKPLFVKISPTLNKGEIETLAEVLRDSGVDGVIATNTMATPQGGLSGLPLKAAALKTTARLYASLKGEVPVIGVGGILTPEDAWQRITAGASLIQMFSGFVFSGPSLIRRISRMLSSQLAQHGFKNIREAVGIHAERYA is encoded by the coding sequence ATGCTCTTGCCCTGCCTTGATTTGCTCGATGCGGAAACAGCCCATGAGGCGGCGCTGCGTTTTTTATCCGTTTGCCAAAGTGTCCCGCCGGTTTTGGGGCTGCTGAAAGCCTGTTACGGCCGCCATGCCTTCGTTCATCCGGAATTAAATACCCGTGTGGCTGATTTGGATTTTCCAAACCCGATCGGGTTGGCGGCGGGCTGGGATAAAAATGCGCGCGTGCCCCTGGCCTTGTCCAGCTTGGGCTTCGGATTTCTTGAGCTCGGCACCGTAACCTGTTGGCCGGAATCAGGTCATCCCAAGCCCAGGATTTTCCGCAGCCACCGGGACCAATGGATTATCAACCGGGTCGGCTTTGCCAATGACGGGGCTGATTCGGTGCGCGGCCGCCTTCAAAAGTTGCCGCATTTGGGCGGCCCGATATTGGGCTTGAGTTTGGGGAAAATGTTGTTCTCGCCGCCTGAGCGGCTGATGCCCGAGGCCGTCAGGATGATGGAGCTGTTTTATCCCTATGCCGCTTTTTTTTCCGTCAATGTGAGCTCGCCCAATACCCCGCGCGGATTTTTGATGGGGCGCCCTGATTTTCTCCGGGAGATGCTTGGCGCCTTGAAGCGTTCGAGCCGGGACATCGGCTTAAGGCTGGGCCGCGTCGGCAAACCCCTTTTTGTTAAGATTTCTCCGACTCTAAACAAGGGAGAAATCGAAACATTGGCCGAGGTTTTGCGCGATTCCGGTGTTGACGGCGTGATCGCCACCAATACAATGGCGACCCCGCAGGGCGGCCTCTCCGGCTTGCCGTTGAAGGCCGCGGCCTTAAAGACCACGGCCAGGCTTTATGCCTCGCTCAAGGGAGAAGTGCCGGTCATCGGCGTGGGCGGCATATTGACTCCGGAAGACGCCTGGCAGCGCATCACCGCCGGAGCTTCGTTGATTCAGATGTTCAGTGGTTTTGTTTTCAGCGGGCCTTCGCTGATTCGTCGGATTTCACGGATGCTTTCATCGCAGCTCGCTCAACACGGCTTTAAAAACATTCGCGAGGCCGTGGGCATTCACGCGGAGCGTTACGCTTGA